Proteins from a single region of Kluyveromyces lactis strain NRRL Y-1140 chromosome C complete sequence:
- the URA1 gene encoding dihydroorotate dehydrogenase (highly similar to uniprot|P28272 Saccharomyces cerevisiae YKL216W URA1 The enzyme catalyzes the conversion of dihydroorotic acid to orotic acid dihydroorotate dehydrogenase), translating into MKPSLQVEFCGHIYENPLMNASGVCCMTTNELDDMARSSSGAFITKSATSMERDGNPEPRYVSVPLGSINSMGLPNKGIDYYLDYVLDRQDRFPSENPPFMSVAGMSIDENIKLLHRIQDSNFRGITELNLSCPNVPGKPQVAYDFELTDQILSSVFEFFTKPLGVKLPPYFDFAHFDAMACILNKYPIAYVNCINSVGNGLYIDVEKESVVIKPKDGFGGIGGEYIKPTALANVRAFYNRLNGRIRIIGTGGIKTGQDAFEHLLCGATMLQIGTELQNEGTEIFERINAELLQILEQKGYQSIEDFRGKLRSIS; encoded by the coding sequence ATGAAACCTTCCCTGCAAGTCGAATTTTGTGGACATATTTATGAAAACCCGTTGATGAACGCATCAGGGGTGTGCTGTATGACAACCAATGAATTAGACGATATGGCACGTTCGAGCTCAGGTGCCTTCATCACCAAGAGCGCTACTTCTATGGAGAGAGACGGCAATCCTGAACCTCGTTATGTTTCGGTCCCGTTAGGCAGTATCAATTCGATGGGGCTTCCTAACAAAGGAATTGATTACTATCTTGATTATGTTTTAGATAGACAGGACAGGTTCCCTTCAGAGAACCCACCTTTTATGTCTGTTGCAGGGATGAGTATTGATGAGAACATAAAATTACTCCATAGAATACAGGACAGTAATTTTAGAGGTATCACtgaattgaatttatcCTGCCCGAACGTTCCTGGGAAGCCCCAGGTGGCATATGACTTCGAGTTGACTGATCAAATACTAAGCAGtgtgtttgaatttttcacgAAGCCGCTAGGGGTGAAGCTTCCGCCATACTTTGACTTCGCACATTTTGATGCTATGGCATGTATTTTAAACAAGTACCCAATTGCCTATGTGAATTGTATAAATAGTGTTGGGAATGGACTTTATATTGATGTGGAAAAGGAATCTGTGGTCATCAAGCCAAAAGATGGGTTTGGTGGTATCGGAGGTGAATACATTAAACCTACAGCGTTGGCAAACGTACGTGCATTCTACAATCGTCTGAACGGACGTATTAGAATTATTGGAACAGGTGGTATCAAAACCGGTCAAGATGCTTTTGAACACCTACTATGTGGAGCGACCATGCTTCAGATTGGCACTGAGCTTCAAAATGAAGGGActgaaattttcgaaagAATCAATGCCGAGCTATTGCAGATCCTCGAACAAAAGGGCTATCAATCTATTGAAGATTTTAGAGGCAAGCTGCGCTCCATCTCATAG
- a CDS encoding histidine phosphatase family protein (similar to uniprot|P24031 Saccharomyces cerevisiae YBR092C PHO3 Constitutively expressed acid phosphatase similar to Pho5p; brought to the cell surface by transport vesicles; hydrolyzes thiamin phosphates in the periplasmic space, increasing cellular thiamin uptake; expression is repressed by thiamin) produces MNLLLLTIIAIAEGASIYNYGFSENSKKIGTQEHLFQYLAGNAPYFKYPLDYGINLPIPEHCELKQVQLLARHGERYPSKSKGAKLSNVYQKLQNYTGALNGSLSFLNDDNYHIFWEDTSQLELEVTSKNSLDPLNPYTGEQSARTHARQFISLYGDLLEENSTLELFTTNSKRVHDTAAFFAEELDNAVKSTHMNIISEDSSSGANNLSPGYSCLPWDEDENEEYLSKYSSEYLEDIADRLNNENKNLPLNLTATDASSLFVWCGFEISVKGYSDACNIFTDAELLHFSYEDDLYDYYQDGPGHSLAKPIGSLLFNASVELLKQSDELDQKVWLSFTHDTDIINYLATVGLFDNGKKLNASSVPFLDHIYRKAWMTPMAARLYTEKFQCSNETFVRYTLNDAVIPIESCSSGPGFSCPEKEFYSYAEKKLDGMDFVKACDIKSSSNYTSLSFYWDYESVNYNASLLIQ; encoded by the coding sequence ATGAATTTATTATTACTCACGATTATTGCAATAGCAGAGGGTGCTAGCATCTATAACTATGGATTTTCTGAAAATTCTAAAAAAATTGGAACCCAGGAGcatcttttccaatatttggCTGGAAATGCAccatatttcaaatatcCGCTAGACTATGGTATTAACTTGCCTATCCCGGAACACTGTGAACTGAAGCAAGTTCAATTACTTGCCAGACATGGTGAAAGATACCCAAGCAAGAGTAAAGGCGCAAAATTGTCAAATGTTTATCAGAAGCTGCAAAACTACACAGGAGCTCTCAATGGCAGcctttcatttttaaatGACGATAATTATCACATATTCTGGGAAGACACTTCGCAGCTAGAGCTTGAAGTCACATCAAAGAACTCACTAGACCCATTGAATCCTTACACCGGAGAACAAAGTGCTCGGACCCATGCCCGCCAGTTTATTTCCTTGTATGGAGATCTATTAGAGGAAAATTCAACTCTTGAATTATTTACGACCAATTCAAAACGTGTGCATGACACAGCAGCTTTCTTTGCAGAAGAGCTTGATAACGCTGTAAAATCCACACATATGAACATAATTAGTGAAGACTCAAGCTCTGGTGCGAATAACTTATCCCCTGGTTATTCATGTTTACCGTgggatgaagatgagaatGAAGAATATCTTTCCAAGTACTCTTCGGAGTATTTAGAAGACATTGCTGACAGATTAAACAATGAGAATAAGAATTTGCCTTTGAATTTGACTGCTACCGATGCCAGCTCTTTGTTCGTGTGGTGTGGGTTTGAAATCAGCGTTAAAGGCTACAGTGACGCATGTAATATATTCACTGACGCCGAACTGCTACACTTTTCATATGAGGATGATCTATATGACTACTACCAAGATGGTCCTGGTCACTCTTTAGCAAAGCCGATAGGGTCTTTACTGTTCAATGCCTCAGTGGAATTACTAAAACAAAGCGATGAGTTGGACCAAAAAGTTTGGTTAAGTTTCACACATGATACTGACATTATTAACTATCTCGCTACTGTAGGCCTATTCGATAATGGTAAAAAATTAAACGCATCTTCAGTGCCTTTCCTTGACCATATTTACCGGAAGGCATGGATGACTCCGATGGCTGCTAGGCTCTACACAGAGAAGTTCCAATGTTCCAATGAAACCTTTGTCAGATATACCCTAAACGACGCCGTGattccaattgaatcatGTTCATCTGGACCGGGTTTCTCTTGTCCAGAAAAGGAATTCTACTCTTATGCTGAGAAAAAATTGGATGGGATGGATTTTGTTAAAGCGTGTGATATAAAGTCATCGAGCAACTACACTTCTTTGAGTTTCTATTGGGATTATGAGAGTGTTAATTACAATGCATCACTTCTAATACAATAA
- a CDS encoding uncharacterized protein (some similarities with uniprot|P08640 Saccharomyces cerevisiae YIR019C MUC1 GPI-anchored cell surface glycoprotein required for diploid pseudohyphal formation and haploid invasive growth transcriptionally regulated by the MAPK pathway (via Ste12p and Tec1p) and the cAMP pathway (via Flo8p)) produces the protein MQGQFVGFVWWLTLLLRVVTATNVADFTNGNHGSGSVTPINGYPCLDFSYHAQNTRTMRYDIVVEQVNWVKDNIYTVTVHVTGEEQIPLKSLWSLKIIGIDSPDGSTIQLYGYNENTFLIDNPTDWTATFRVYGQTDSNDQSIVWMPTFEVQYEYCQGSRTDCSNWKYGTKNFDLITGCNNYDNNHRSQTDAPSYFWPAQLKGQAKYPASGPCEQPSSTSSDKISSTDSSEQPSSTSSDETTTTHSSKHPSKSCSDKTSTTDSSEQPSSTSSDETSTTDSSEQPSSTSSDETSTTHSSKHPSKSCSDKTSTTHSSKHTSKSCSDKTSTTHSSKHPSKSCSDKTSTTDSSEQPSSTSSEETSTTDSSEQPSSTDSSEQPSSTSSEETSTTDSSEQPSSTSSEETSTTDSSEQPSSTSSEETSTTDSSEQPSSTSSEETSTTDSSEQPSSTSSEETSTTDSSEQPSSTSSEETSTTDSSEQPSSTDSSEQPSSTSSEETSTTDSSEQPSSTSSEETSTTDSSEQPSSTDSSEQPSSTSSEETSTTDSSEQPSSTSSEETSTTDSSEQPSSTDSSEQPSSTDSSEQPSSTDSSEQPSSTDSSEQPSSTDSSAEPTYSLTTVTTTVNGVTTIYTTTCPIESTSTKSAVTSDWNKDDTTTILSPTEKTVSLTTVTTTVKGVTKIYTTTCPIESTTTETTAEPETKKIETSSTPVTIVPETEKTGTTIKPSTLAPAEYTPAESKTDQAPGSSVKTEPATVPASTISPSSTISSISTLETLYEGGAAKLLVTPFVAVFLAFL, from the coding sequence ATGCAAGGTCAATTTGTTGGATTCGTTTGGTGGCTAACACTATTATTAAGGGTTGTGACAGCTACAAATGTTGCAGATTTTACCAACGGTAACCATGGATCAGGTTCTGTAACTCCAATCAACGGCTACCCATGCTTAGATTTTTCTTACCACGCTCAGAACACCAGAACTATGAGATATGATATTGTAGTTGAACAGGTTAACTGGGTCAAAGATAACATTTATACTGTTACAGTACATGTCACTGGTGAAGAACAAATTCCATTGAAATCTCTATGGTCGTTGAAGATCATTGGTATCGATTCACCGGATGGTTCTACTATCCAATTATATGGGTACAATGAAAACACTTTCTTAATTGACAACCCAACGGACTGGACTGCTACTTTCCGTGTTTACGGTCAAACTGATTCCAATGATCAATCGATTGTGTGGATGCCTACTTTCGAAGTTCAATACGAATATTGTCAAGGGAGCCGCACTGACTGTTCAAACTGGAAGTACGGTACTAAAAACTTTGACTTGATCACTGGTTGTAACAACTATGACAATAACCACAGATCTCAAACTGATGCCCCAAGTTATTTCTGGCCTGCTCAGTTGAAGGGTCAAGCGAAGTATCCTGCAAGTGGTCCATGCGAACAACCTTCAAGCACTTCTTCAGATAAAATTTCGAGCACCGATTCTTCTGAACAACCTTCAAGCACTTCTTCCGATGAAACTACAACCACCCATTCTTCTAAACACCCTTCGAAGAGTTGTTCAGATAAAACTTCAACCACCGATTCTTCTGAACAACCTTCAAGTACTTCTTCAGATGAAACCTCGACCACTGATTCTTCAGAACAACCTTCAAGCACTTCTTCCGATGAAACTTCAACCACCCATTCTTCTAAACATCCTTCGAAGAGTTGTTCCGATAAAACTTCCACCACCCATTCTTCTAAACACACTTCGAAGAGTTGTTCCGACAAAACTTCAACCACCCATTCTTCGAAACACCCTTCGAAGAGCTGTTCAGATAAAACTTCAACCACCGATTCTTCTGAACAACCTTCAAGCACTTCTTCCGAggaaacttcaacaactgaTTCTTCTGAACAGCCTTCCAGCACTGATTCTTCAGAACAACCTTCAAGCACTTCTTCCGAggaaacttcaacaactgaTTCTTCTGAACAACCTTCAAGCACTTCTTCCGAggaaacttcaacaactgaTTCTTCTGAACAACCTTCAAGCACTTCTTCCGAggaaacttcaacaactgaTTCTTCTGAACAACCTTCAAGCACTTCTTCCGAggaaacttcaacaactgaTTCCTCCGAACAACCTTCAAGCACTTCTTCCGAggaaacttcaacaactgaTTCCTCTGAACAACCTTCAAGCACTTCTTCCGAggaaacttcaacaacCGACTCTTCTGAACAGCCTTCGAGCACCGACTCTTCAGAACAACCTTCAAGCACTTCTTCCGAggaaacttcaacaactgaTTCCTCCGAACAACCTTCAAGCACTTCTTCCGAggaaacttcaacaacCGACTCTTCTGAACAGCCTTCGAGTACCGACTCTTCAGAACAACCTTCAAGCACTTCTTCCGAggaaacatcaacaactgATTCCTCTGAACAACCTTCAAGCACTTCTTCCGAggaaacttcaacaactgaTTCTTCTGAACAGCCTTCGAGCACCGACTCTTCAGAACAACCTTCAAGCACTGATTCATCAGAACAGCCTTCGAGCACCGACTCTTCAGAACAACCTTCAAGCACTGATTCATCAGAACAGCCTTCAAGCACCGATTCTTCTGCTGAACCAACTTATTCGTTGACTACCGTTACCACAACTGTAAATGGTGTGACCACAATTTACACGACAACTTGTCCAATTGAATCCACTAGTACTAAAAGCGCTGTCACTTCAGATTGGAACAAAGACGACACGACCACGATTTTGAGTCCAACAGAGAAGACCGTCTCGTTGACTACTGTTACCACAACAGTAAAAGGCGTGACCAAAATTTACACGACAACTTGTCCAATTGAATCCACCACTACTGAAACCACTGCCGAAccagaaacaaagaagatcGAAACTTCGAGTACCCCAGTTACAATTGTGCCTGAGACAGAAAAAACTGGTACTACTATCAAACCATCAACTTTGGCTCCAGCAGAGTACACTCCAGCAGAGTCCAAAACCGACCAAGCTCCAGGCAGTTCTGTCAAGACAGAGCCCGCAACTGTTCCAGCATCAACGATCTCACCATCATCCACTATCTCTTCCATAAGTACATTGGAAACACTTTATGAAGGTGGTGCAGCAAAATTACTCGTGACTCCTTTCGTGGCAGTCTTTTTAGCATTTTTATGA
- the ADH4 gene encoding alcohol dehydrogenase ADH4 (similar to uniprot|P10127 Saccharomyces cerevisiae YGL256W) has protein sequence MLHIRALKIAEHTKFNPLQCSRKLAFKHNQIILKKEMSSVVGFYMPTVSYFGEGALDEVADYIKSQNFKRPVIITDPGISKIGLTDRVASLLEKRGSAVGIYDQTQPNPTTSNVNAGLVVLKEHNGDIIISIGGGSAHDNAKAIALLATNGGEIGDYEGVNKSKNKALPMVAVNTTAGTASEMTKFTIITNEEKKVKMAIIDNHITPSVAVNDPSIMYGLPPSLTAATGLDALTHCVESYVSTAANPITDTCALKGVELIQEHLLNAFENGKDTTARTGMCYAQYLAGMAFNNASLGYVHSIAHQLGGFYHLPHGVCNAVLLPHVQSFNKKDPRANERLSQIAPHLGAKDATADALVERLLEFTKSLGIPRNLKELGVKEEDFEILAEHALKDVCGLTNPIQFTKDEVIAIIRQAYEY, from the coding sequence ATGTTGCACATACGAGCATTAAAAATCGCAGAACATACGAAGTTCAATCCTCTTCAGTGTTCTAGGAAACTCGCATTCAAACACAACCAAATCATActaaagaaagaaatgtcGTCCGTCGTTGGCTTCTATATGCCAACTGTCTCATACTTTGGTGAAGGTGCTCTTGATGAAGTTGCTGACTATATCAAGAGCcaaaatttcaagagaCCCGTTATCATCACTGACCCAGGTATTTCCAAGATCGGTCTTACAGATAGAGTAGCCAGTCTTTTGGAAAAACGTGGTAGTGCAGTAGGCATTTATGACCAAACTCAGCCAAACCCCACAACTAGCAACGTCAATGCTGGTCTCGTGGTCTTGAAGGAGCACAATGGTGACATTATCATTTCCATTGGTGGGGGTTCCGCACATGATAATGCCAAGGCTATTGCTCTATTGGCCACTAATGGTGGTGAAATTGGTGACTACGAAGGTGTGAATAAATCCAAAAATAAGGCTTTACCAATGGTTGCTGTCAATACTACCGCTGGTACTGCTTCTGAAATGACCAAATTTACCATTATCaccaatgaagaaaagaaggttaaGATGGCCATCATTGACAACCACATCACTCCAAGTGTCGCCGTAAATGACCCTAGTATAATGTATGGTCTTCCACCATCATTGACTGCTGCAACAGGTTTAGATGCTTTGACACACTGTGTAGAATCATATGTCTCAACTGCTGCTAATCCTATCACTGACACATGTGCGTTGAAGGGTGTCGAGTTGATTCAAGAACACTTACTTAACGCTTTCGAAAATGGTAAAGACACTACCGCAAGAACTGGTATGTGTTACGCTCAATACCTTGCAGGTATGGCTTTCAACAACGCCTCTTTGGGTTATGTTCACTCCATTGCTCATCAGCTTGGTGGTTTCTATCACTTGCCTCACGGTGTTTGTAATGCCGTGCTATTGCCTCATGTTCAGTCTTTTAATAAAAAGGATCCTAGGGCCAACGAGCGACTAAGCCAGATTGCTCCTCATTTGGGTGCAAAAGACGCTACTGCTGATGCCTTGGTTGAGCGTCTTCTTGAGTTCACGAAGAGCTTGGGaattccaagaaatttgaaggaaCTTGGTGtcaaggaagaagatttcgAGATTCTTGCTGAACAcgctttgaaagatgtttgCGGCTTAACTAACCCAATCCAGTTCACGAAGGATGAGGTCATTGCAATAATTAGACAGGCTTATGAATACTGA